The following are encoded together in the Vigna unguiculata cultivar IT97K-499-35 chromosome 2, ASM411807v1, whole genome shotgun sequence genome:
- the LOC114173557 gene encoding mediator of RNA polymerase II transcription subunit 23-like isoform X2: protein MDQSQNQRPATSTTPSRSLQFHPARGPILDLFNLYLGLGRNSRNKPEESLREPPNKTQKRVHALNRELPPPNEQFILDFEQLQSQFPDQDQLRSVTEAILISLVVQCSGHGPRADFLLFVLRSLCGIGCINWDSLLQSLLSSVSSAELPVGQPSQAVPTVSSSSLSQTGMLPPPSTIANSSNFQSSNPASPLTSVHAIGSPAQSTIEPLSCAAMSPVKSSDISSAGQQSKLRGGSSVRNNDISNSSLRQLCCKIILIGLEFSLKPLTYAEIFNHMLNWLVNWDQRQQGINESDVIKSWRPDKAVIAWLHSCLDVIWLLVDEGKCRVPFYELLRSDLQFIENIPDDEALFTLILEIHRRRDMMAMHMQMLDQHLHCPTFGTHRILSQTTPTVSGEAATHMRLSPITYSSVLGEPLHGEDIATSIQKGSLDWERAVRCIRHALRTTPSPDWWRRVLVLAPCYRLSSPVPTAGAVFSSEMICEATIDRIVELLKMTNSEINCWQDWLVFSDIFYFLIKSGCIDFVDFVDKLVSRLTEGDHHILKTNHVTWLLAQIIRIEQVMNALNTDPRKDILIAHESSLEKW, encoded by the exons ATGGATCAATCACAGAATCAGCGACCAGCTACATCGACAACACCTTCACGTTCTCTCCAGTTCCACCCTGCTCGTGGCCCCATTCTCGATCTCTTTAACCTCTACTTAGGACTCGGC CGAAATAGCCGCAACAAACCCGAAGAGTCACTTCGTGAACCACC GAACAAGACCCAGAAACGTGTACACGCACTTAATCGGGAGCTTCCTCCACCAAATGAGCAATTCATTCTAGATTTTGAGCAACTCCAGAGCCAGTTTCCT GACCAAGATCAATTACGCTCTGTTACAGAAGCAATTCTTATATCGCTTGTAGTGCAGTGTAGTGGCCATGGCCCAAGGGCAgactttcttctttttgttttacgGAGCTTGTGTGGTATTGGATGCATTAACTGGGACTCGCTTCTCCAGTCCCTTCTTTCTTCGGTTTCTTCTGCAGAGTTGCCCGTTGGTCAGCCGAGTCAAGCAGTGCCAACTGTTTCCTCATCGAGCTTATCACAGACGGGAATGCTGCCACCTCCAAGCACGATTGCTAATTCTTCTAATTTTCAGTCTTCAAATCCTGCATCTCCTTTGACATCTGTTCATGCTATTGGCTCCCCTGCTCAGTCAACTATTGAACCATTATCATGTGCAGCTATGTctcctgtcaaatcatctgatATTTCCTCTGCTGGTCAACAATCTAAACTAAGAGGTGGTTCATCTGTTAGAAATAATGATATCAGTAATAGTAGCCTTCGTCAGCTATGTTGCAAGATTATTTTAATTGGTCTTGAGTTCAGTTTAAAACCACTGACTTATGCGGAAATCTTCAACCATATGCTAAATTGGTTGGTGAATTGGGACCAGAGGCAACAGGGAATCAATGAATCTGATGTTATAAAATCATGGAGACCTGACAAAGCTGTGATTGCGTGGCTACACAGTTGTTTGGATGTGATTTGGCTTTTAGTTGATGAGGGAAAATGTCGGGTACCCTTTTATGAATTGTTACGTAGTGATTTGCAATTCATAGAGAATATTCCTGATGATGAAGCATTGTTTACTCTAATCTTGGAGATCCATAGGAGACGAGATATGATGGCTATGCACATGCAAATGTTAGATCAGCATCTTCATTGCCCTACATTTGGGACTCATCGGATCCTGAGTCAGACGACACCTACTGTTTCAGGTGAAGCTGCAACCCACATGCGACTATCACCAATTACATATTCAAGTGTACTTGGAGAACCATTGCATGGAGAG GATATCGCAACCTCTATTCAGAAGGGAAGTTTGGACTGGGAGAGAGCGGTACGTTGTATAAGGCATGCTCTTCGTACTACACCATCACCTGATTGGTGGAGACGTGTGCTGGTGTTGGCGCCTTGCTATAGGCTTTCATCTCCAGTGCCAACGGCTGGTGCTGTTTTTTCTTCAGAGATGATCTGTGAAGCAACTATTGATAGAATTGTTGAACTATTGAAAATGACAAATTCAG AGATAAATTGCTGGCAGGATTGGTTGGTCTTCTCTGATAtattctattttcttattaaaagtGGGTGCattgattttgttgattttgTGGACAAGCTGGTTTCACGACTTACAGAGGGTGATCATCATATACTTAAGACCAATCATGTGACCTGGTTGCTTGCACAGATAATTCGAATTGAGCAAGTTATGAATGCTTTGAACACTGATCCTAGAAAG GATATCCTAATTGCTCATGAATCATCATTGGAGAAATGGTAG
- the LOC114173557 gene encoding mediator of RNA polymerase II transcription subunit 23-like isoform X1 — protein sequence MDQSQNQRPATSTTPSRSLQFHPARGPILDLFNLYLGLGRNSRNKPEESLREPPNKTQKRVHALNRELPPPNEQFILDFEQLQSQFPDQDQLRSVTEAILISLVVQCSGHGPRADFLLFVLRSLCGIGCINWDSLLQSLLSSVSSAELPVGQPSQAVPTVSSSSLSQTGMLPPPSTIANSSNFQSSNPASPLTSVHAIGSPAQSTIEPLSCAAMSPVKSSDISSAGQQSKLRGGSSVRNNDISNSSLRQLCCKIILIGLEFSLKPLTYAEIFNHMLNWLVNWDQRQQGINESDVIKSWRPDKAVIAWLHSCLDVIWLLVDEGKCRVPFYELLRSDLQFIENIPDDEALFTLILEIHRRRDMMAMHMQMLDQHLHCPTFGTHRILSQTTPTVSGEAATHMRLSPITYSSVLGEPLHGEDIATSIQKGSLDWERAVRCIRHALRTTPSPDWWRRVLVLAPCYRLSSPVPTAGAVFSSEMICEATIDRIVELLKMTNSEINCWQDWLVFSDIFYFLIKSGCIDFVDFVDKLVSRLTEGDHHILKTNHVTWLLAQIIRIEQVMNALNTDPRKVVNYKKNLVILSCFHYGQTVNCRSTFFVIQT from the exons ATGGATCAATCACAGAATCAGCGACCAGCTACATCGACAACACCTTCACGTTCTCTCCAGTTCCACCCTGCTCGTGGCCCCATTCTCGATCTCTTTAACCTCTACTTAGGACTCGGC CGAAATAGCCGCAACAAACCCGAAGAGTCACTTCGTGAACCACC GAACAAGACCCAGAAACGTGTACACGCACTTAATCGGGAGCTTCCTCCACCAAATGAGCAATTCATTCTAGATTTTGAGCAACTCCAGAGCCAGTTTCCT GACCAAGATCAATTACGCTCTGTTACAGAAGCAATTCTTATATCGCTTGTAGTGCAGTGTAGTGGCCATGGCCCAAGGGCAgactttcttctttttgttttacgGAGCTTGTGTGGTATTGGATGCATTAACTGGGACTCGCTTCTCCAGTCCCTTCTTTCTTCGGTTTCTTCTGCAGAGTTGCCCGTTGGTCAGCCGAGTCAAGCAGTGCCAACTGTTTCCTCATCGAGCTTATCACAGACGGGAATGCTGCCACCTCCAAGCACGATTGCTAATTCTTCTAATTTTCAGTCTTCAAATCCTGCATCTCCTTTGACATCTGTTCATGCTATTGGCTCCCCTGCTCAGTCAACTATTGAACCATTATCATGTGCAGCTATGTctcctgtcaaatcatctgatATTTCCTCTGCTGGTCAACAATCTAAACTAAGAGGTGGTTCATCTGTTAGAAATAATGATATCAGTAATAGTAGCCTTCGTCAGCTATGTTGCAAGATTATTTTAATTGGTCTTGAGTTCAGTTTAAAACCACTGACTTATGCGGAAATCTTCAACCATATGCTAAATTGGTTGGTGAATTGGGACCAGAGGCAACAGGGAATCAATGAATCTGATGTTATAAAATCATGGAGACCTGACAAAGCTGTGATTGCGTGGCTACACAGTTGTTTGGATGTGATTTGGCTTTTAGTTGATGAGGGAAAATGTCGGGTACCCTTTTATGAATTGTTACGTAGTGATTTGCAATTCATAGAGAATATTCCTGATGATGAAGCATTGTTTACTCTAATCTTGGAGATCCATAGGAGACGAGATATGATGGCTATGCACATGCAAATGTTAGATCAGCATCTTCATTGCCCTACATTTGGGACTCATCGGATCCTGAGTCAGACGACACCTACTGTTTCAGGTGAAGCTGCAACCCACATGCGACTATCACCAATTACATATTCAAGTGTACTTGGAGAACCATTGCATGGAGAG GATATCGCAACCTCTATTCAGAAGGGAAGTTTGGACTGGGAGAGAGCGGTACGTTGTATAAGGCATGCTCTTCGTACTACACCATCACCTGATTGGTGGAGACGTGTGCTGGTGTTGGCGCCTTGCTATAGGCTTTCATCTCCAGTGCCAACGGCTGGTGCTGTTTTTTCTTCAGAGATGATCTGTGAAGCAACTATTGATAGAATTGTTGAACTATTGAAAATGACAAATTCAG AGATAAATTGCTGGCAGGATTGGTTGGTCTTCTCTGATAtattctattttcttattaaaagtGGGTGCattgattttgttgattttgTGGACAAGCTGGTTTCACGACTTACAGAGGGTGATCATCATATACTTAAGACCAATCATGTGACCTGGTTGCTTGCACAGATAATTCGAATTGAGCAAGTTATGAATGCTTTGAACACTGATCCTAGAAAGGTagttaattataagaaaaaccTTGTTATTTTATCTTGCTTCCATTATGGACAGACAGTAAACTGTAGATCTACTTTTTTTGTGATCCAAACATAA